A section of the Flavobacterium ardleyense genome encodes:
- a CDS encoding pseudouridine synthase: MPQHRHFIIHKPFGFLSQFIYEQKRKKRLLGELFDFPQGTMAIGRLDEDSEGLLLLTTDGKVSEYVRSRKVEKEYYALVDGIITEEAAEILSKGVEIGFNGQKYITLPSKVSLLDFPIDYMARRQKIRDPRHGPMSWVSVTVTEGKFRQVRKMLAAVGFPVLRLVRVRIGNLKLDLEAAAVQEVENFEID; the protein is encoded by the coding sequence ATGCCACAACACCGTCACTTTATTATTCACAAACCTTTCGGGTTTCTAAGCCAGTTTATATATGAGCAAAAGCGCAAAAAACGTCTCCTTGGAGAGCTCTTTGACTTTCCGCAAGGTACAATGGCAATTGGACGCCTTGACGAAGATTCTGAAGGATTGTTACTTTTGACTACCGACGGAAAAGTCAGCGAATATGTGCGAAGTAGAAAAGTAGAAAAGGAGTATTACGCGCTTGTAGACGGAATAATTACCGAAGAAGCTGCAGAAATTCTCAGTAAAGGTGTGGAAATAGGTTTTAATGGTCAGAAATATATTACTCTGCCCAGTAAAGTCTCGCTGCTAGATTTCCCTATTGATTATATGGCACGACGGCAGAAAATTCGCGATCCACGACATGGCCCGATGAGTTGGGTTTCGGTGACTGTCACCGAAGGCAAATTCCGACAGGTTCGCAAAATGTTGGCGGCAGTTGGATTTCCTGTTTTGCGATTGGTGCGTGTTCGAATTGGAAATCTAAAGTTGGATTTAGAAGCAGCAGCAGTGCAGGAAGTTGAAAATTTCGAAATTGATTAA
- a CDS encoding tRNA (cytidine(34)-2'-O)-methyltransferase → MLNIVLIEPEIANNTGNIGRLCVGTENRLHLVHPFGFEINDKNLKRAGMDYWVHLDWKQYANVEEWMEKVQDKSRVFLFTKHTSKTYYEAEFQDGDWLVFGKESEGLSQEVLKAFENHIQIPISSLARSYNLGNAVAFAIGEAKRQILFSK, encoded by the coding sequence ATGCTTAACATCGTTCTCATCGAACCTGAAATCGCCAATAACACTGGAAATATCGGCCGACTCTGCGTTGGTACCGAAAATAGGCTTCACCTCGTGCATCCATTTGGTTTTGAAATCAACGACAAAAATCTGAAAAGAGCTGGAATGGATTACTGGGTTCATTTGGATTGGAAACAATACGCGAATGTAGAAGAGTGGATGGAAAAAGTTCAGGATAAATCGAGAGTATTTTTGTTTACAAAACACACTTCAAAAACCTACTACGAAGCAGAATTTCAAGATGGTGATTGGCTGGTTTTTGGCAAAGAAAGTGAAGGCTTGAGTCAGGAAGTTTTAAAAGCTTTTGAAAATCATATTCAAATTCCAATTTCGTCTTTGGCAAGAAGCTATAATCTCGGAAACGCAGTTGCTTTTGCAATAGGCGAAGCCAAAAGACAGATTTTATTTTCGAAGTAA
- a CDS encoding ABC transporter ATP-binding protein: MKDKKAVITRDLSIGYKQKSEENVIGKNINLELNYGSLVALVGINGVGKSTLLRTLSGIQKPLKGQVFLNDIEIRDYNEALLAQNLSLVLTERLPPGNLTVYEIVALGRQPYTNWIGRLSSKDKEQIFNAINLTGISEMVHKKHYEISDGQLQKVLIARALAQDTEIIILDEPTTHLDLQHKASLLQLLKKLARETDKCILYSTHDIDMAIQVCDQMIIMSKEKVLFDNPCNFISNKSFDSIFEDKNISFDEEKAKFIFKKN, from the coding sequence ATGAAAGATAAAAAAGCAGTTATTACAAGAGATTTAAGCATCGGCTACAAACAGAAGTCCGAAGAGAATGTTATTGGAAAAAATATAAATCTCGAACTAAACTACGGTAGTCTTGTGGCGCTTGTGGGGATAAATGGCGTGGGGAAATCAACATTATTGCGAACACTTAGCGGAATTCAGAAACCATTAAAAGGGCAGGTATTTCTGAACGATATTGAGATTCGAGATTACAATGAAGCCTTGCTTGCGCAAAATTTAAGTTTGGTTCTTACCGAAAGACTTCCTCCGGGTAATCTTACCGTTTACGAAATTGTAGCTTTAGGCAGACAACCTTATACTAATTGGATCGGGCGACTTTCCAGCAAAGATAAAGAGCAGATTTTCAATGCTATCAATCTAACTGGAATCAGCGAAATGGTTCACAAAAAGCATTATGAAATTAGCGACGGACAACTGCAAAAAGTTCTGATTGCCCGCGCCCTAGCTCAGGATACTGAGATTATAATTCTGGACGAACCTACTACACACCTAGATTTACAACACAAAGCTTCGCTGCTTCAGTTGCTAAAAAAACTCGCTCGAGAAACCGATAAGTGCATTTTATATTCCACTCATGACATCGATATGGCAATTCAGGTTTGCGATCAGATGATTATTATGAGCAAGGAAAAAGTACTGTTTGACAATCCTTGTAATTTCATTTCCAATAAATCATTTGACAGCATTTTCGAAGATAAAAACATTTCTTTTGATGAAGAGAAAGCGAAGTTTATTTTTAAGAAAAACTAA